One window from the genome of Candidatus Saccharimonadales bacterium encodes:
- a CDS encoding nucleoside monophosphate kinase: protein MILLFGPPGAGKSMQGQLLAAHNNWRWLSVGQLLRDAHDKEANVQMQEGKGVDYKTVYRILIEALNKSKSVEHVIIDGFPRDLEQAEWLLAALPDHNRSIQAAIILNVPLEESQRRLKVRGRFDDERDVVEKRYYEFEGRNGSIIDYLKSRHVPVVEINGSGSPEEVHHVINEELKRCMQKQ from the coding sequence ATGATTCTACTTTTTGGCCCACCCGGTGCTGGCAAGAGTATGCAGGGGCAACTACTGGCTGCCCACAATAACTGGCGATGGCTATCCGTCGGCCAGCTTCTGAGAGATGCTCACGACAAGGAGGCCAACGTCCAGATGCAAGAAGGCAAGGGCGTCGACTACAAGACTGTCTACCGGATTTTGATCGAGGCGCTTAACAAATCAAAGAGCGTTGAGCATGTTATTATTGATGGCTTTCCAAGAGATCTTGAACAGGCTGAATGGCTACTGGCTGCATTGCCTGACCACAATCGATCGATTCAGGCTGCCATCATTCTGAATGTGCCACTCGAGGAATCACAGCGCCGCTTAAAAGTTCGCGGTCGCTTTGATGACGAGCGCGATGTCGTCGAGAAGCGTTACTATGAATTTGAGGGTAGAAACGGCAGTATCATCGACTATCTCAAGTCTCGGCACGTACCAGTTGTCGAAATAAACGGTTCTGGTAGCCCTGAAGAGGTCCATCACGTAATCAACGAAGAACTGAAGCGATGTATGCAAAAGCAATGA
- the map gene encoding type I methionyl aminopeptidase: MNAHEAELMRKSGQILARVFSEIRDFVEPGCTGHDISDLVRRETKALGGKTVLLGYEGFPDVICISINDAIVHGIPDDNPFKKGDLVGFDYCVGYDGFITDSAFTMAVGGESTGKAMKLLEMTEKSLYAGIAAVKDGAHIGDISAAIQAVLDKDGYGIVRDLGGHGVGHYVHEDPFIPNYGDAGTGDILKEGMTIAIEPMATLGTHKVFLDRDQWTFRTRDGSLAAQFEHTVLVTKKGSEILTKT, translated from the coding sequence ATGAATGCCCACGAGGCTGAGCTGATGCGAAAGAGTGGGCAGATTCTGGCCCGCGTCTTTAGCGAGATTCGTGACTTTGTTGAGCCGGGTTGTACCGGTCATGACATCTCCGACCTTGTTCGCCGTGAGACGAAGGCACTTGGTGGCAAGACGGTCTTACTTGGTTACGAAGGCTTCCCTGATGTTATTTGCATCTCGATCAACGATGCTATTGTTCACGGTATCCCTGATGATAACCCCTTTAAGAAAGGTGATCTTGTCGGTTTTGACTACTGCGTCGGCTATGATGGGTTTATTACTGACAGTGCTTTTACAATGGCGGTCGGTGGTGAATCCACTGGTAAGGCCATGAAGCTACTCGAGATGACCGAAAAGTCGCTTTATGCTGGCATCGCTGCCGTCAAAGACGGCGCTCATATTGGTGATATCTCAGCCGCTATTCAAGCTGTGCTAGATAAAGATGGTTATGGAATTGTTCGAGATTTAGGGGGCCATGGAGTCGGCCATTATGTCCATGAAGACCCGTTTATTCCGAACTATGGCGATGCTGGAACTGGCGACATTCTTAAGGAGGGTATGACCATTGCAATCGAGCCAATGGCGACACTTGGCACTCATAAAGTCTTTCTGGATCGTGACCAGTGGACCTTTCGCACTAGAGATGGAAGCTTGGCTGCTCAGTTTGAACACACCGTCTTAGTGACAAAAAAGGGTTCAGAAATTCTGACTAAGACCTAG